The following are encoded in a window of Pseudomonas graminis genomic DNA:
- a CDS encoding XdhC family protein: MNDLSSLLEALDEAQTGQQEVVIATVVKVEGSAYRRPGARMIIAPLGESTGTVSGGCLESDVSKKAWWLTANGKPSMRTYSTGEDDDELEDAELSFGLGCNGTVHILFERIDPHAASLVVDVLREVKASGTGAALATVIGTQSERHTALGERVAIRSSGRVQIEMRERWLATAVAEDLKTVLDARRSATRTYDSADGAVEVLLEYIAAPRRLVVFGAGHDAMPLVSMARLQGWHITVIDARSHFARPQRFPDADQVLSAPLQPMPELHAMVADAAVVVMTHSLSQDRHWLGQVLQSTPRYIGQLGPRSRTERLLDELPDQAREAAAQASLHYPVGLDLGGDAPHSVALSILAEINAVFNRRSGGMLKHRQASIHAVDVTLEQARELRMIS, encoded by the coding sequence ATGAATGATCTATCCAGTCTGCTGGAGGCGCTTGATGAGGCGCAGACCGGGCAGCAGGAAGTGGTGATCGCCACGGTGGTCAAGGTCGAGGGTTCGGCTTACCGACGCCCGGGTGCGCGGATGATCATCGCGCCGCTGGGCGAGTCGACCGGCACCGTCAGCGGCGGTTGCCTGGAAAGCGACGTCAGCAAAAAGGCCTGGTGGCTGACGGCCAATGGCAAGCCGTCCATGCGCACATACAGCACGGGCGAGGACGACGACGAGCTCGAAGACGCCGAGCTCAGCTTCGGGCTGGGTTGCAACGGCACGGTGCACATCCTCTTCGAACGGATAGATCCTCACGCGGCGAGTCTGGTGGTCGACGTGCTGCGTGAGGTCAAGGCCAGCGGCACTGGCGCTGCGCTGGCGACGGTGATCGGCACACAAAGCGAACGTCACACCGCGCTGGGTGAACGGGTGGCGATTCGTTCATCCGGGCGGGTGCAGATTGAAATGCGCGAACGCTGGCTGGCGACGGCGGTGGCCGAGGACCTGAAAACGGTGCTCGATGCCCGCCGCTCGGCCACCCGTACCTACGACAGCGCGGACGGCGCCGTTGAAGTGCTGCTGGAGTACATCGCAGCGCCGCGTCGGCTGGTGGTCTTCGGTGCCGGACATGACGCCATGCCGCTGGTCAGCATGGCGCGGTTGCAGGGCTGGCACATCACGGTGATCGATGCGCGCTCGCATTTCGCCCGGCCCCAACGTTTTCCGGATGCTGATCAGGTGCTTTCAGCGCCCCTGCAACCGATGCCCGAACTCCATGCGATGGTCGCCGATGCCGCCGTGGTGGTGATGACCCACAGCCTGAGCCAGGACCGCCACTGGCTGGGGCAGGTTCTGCAATCGACGCCACGCTACATTGGCCAGCTTGGACCACGCAGCCGTACCGAGCGCTTACTCGACGAGCTGCCGGATCAGGCCCGTGAAGCCGCTGCTCAGGCCAGCCTGCATTACCCGGTCGGCCTCGACTTGGGCGGCGATGCGCCGCACAGCGTGGCCTTGTCGATCCTGGCGGAGATCAACGCGGTGTTCAACCGCCGCAGCGGCGGGATGCTCAAGCATCGACAGGCAAGCATTCATGCGGTGGATGTGACGTTGGAGCAGGCGCGGGAACTGAGAATGATCAGCTAG
- a CDS encoding MFS transporter — protein MNDKYKPHDWAPHERPTLPGSPSTPLHATPKRWAYAIVGVIVALTGGLGNALVVANLQYLQGSLGATQAEIAWLPAAYVMTNVSMNLLLVKFRQQFGLRAFTEVFLVLYALVTFAHLFVNDIESAIAVRAAHGMVGAALSSLGLYYMIQAFPQKWRMKALVLGLGTAQLATPLARLVSEDLLQIAEWRGLYLFELGMCLLSLGCVLILKLPPGDRFKAFEKLDFLTFALLASGFAALCAALSLGRIEWWLEEPWIGIALASSIVLILAGLCIEHNRTRPLLITRWLGSGRMIRFAFGVLLTRIVLSEQSTGAVGFLQGMNQGTEQLHTLYLFMLLGSVAGLAVSALTIDPQHLFKPLIISLALMAIGSSMDSFSTSLTRGPQMYFSQFLLAFGGTFFLGPTLVLGISGVISNPRNMVSFSVMFGITQNVGSLIGSALLGTFQVWREKFHSAHIVEHVTLIDAQVQSRLQSASGAYISAIADPAARTSLGIRSLATAATREANTLAYNDVFMLIAVIAVLTMIWITSRATWLWITTEPVAPFTPATPAASPLTPSGAQPS, from the coding sequence ATGAACGACAAGTACAAACCCCACGACTGGGCCCCCCACGAGCGACCAACGTTGCCGGGGTCGCCGTCGACGCCCTTGCACGCAACGCCAAAGCGCTGGGCCTACGCCATCGTCGGCGTGATCGTGGCCTTGACCGGCGGGCTGGGCAACGCGCTGGTGGTCGCCAACCTTCAATACCTGCAAGGCTCGCTGGGCGCCACCCAGGCCGAGATCGCCTGGCTGCCCGCTGCTTACGTCATGACCAACGTTTCGATGAACCTGCTGCTGGTGAAGTTTCGCCAGCAGTTTGGTCTGCGGGCTTTCACTGAAGTGTTCCTGGTCTTGTACGCGCTGGTCACCTTCGCCCACCTCTTCGTCAACGACATCGAGTCAGCCATCGCCGTTCGTGCTGCCCACGGCATGGTCGGCGCGGCACTGAGTTCGCTGGGCCTGTACTACATGATTCAGGCCTTCCCGCAGAAGTGGCGGATGAAAGCGCTGGTACTGGGCCTCGGCACGGCGCAGCTGGCGACACCGCTGGCGCGACTGGTCTCCGAAGACCTGTTGCAGATTGCCGAATGGCGTGGGCTTTACCTGTTCGAACTGGGCATGTGCCTGCTGTCCCTGGGCTGCGTGCTGATTCTCAAGTTGCCACCGGGCGACCGCTTCAAGGCTTTCGAAAAACTCGATTTTCTGACCTTCGCTTTGCTGGCATCAGGCTTCGCGGCACTGTGCGCGGCGTTGTCGCTGGGGCGAATCGAGTGGTGGCTTGAAGAACCGTGGATCGGCATCGCTCTCGCGTCGTCCATCGTGCTGATCCTTGCCGGACTGTGTATCGAGCACAATCGCACCCGACCGTTGTTGATCACCCGCTGGCTGGGCAGTGGCCGGATGATCCGCTTCGCCTTCGGCGTGCTGCTGACGCGGATCGTGCTGTCGGAGCAATCCACCGGCGCGGTAGGTTTTCTTCAGGGGATGAATCAGGGCACCGAGCAGCTGCACACGCTGTACCTGTTCATGCTGCTGGGCAGCGTCGCCGGCCTGGCGGTCAGCGCGCTGACGATCGATCCGCAGCACCTGTTCAAGCCATTGATCATTTCCCTGGCGCTGATGGCGATCGGTTCGAGCATGGACAGCTTTTCAACCAGCCTGACCCGCGGCCCGCAGATGTATTTCAGCCAGTTTTTGCTGGCGTTCGGTGGCACCTTCTTTCTTGGGCCGACCCTGGTACTGGGCATCAGCGGGGTGATCAGCAACCCGCGCAACATGGTCAGTTTTTCGGTGATGTTCGGGATCACTCAAAACGTCGGCAGCCTGATCGGCTCGGCGTTGCTGGGCACCTTTCAGGTCTGGCGCGAGAAATTCCATTCGGCGCATATCGTCGAGCACGTCACGCTGATTGATGCTCAGGTGCAGTCGCGCCTGCAAAGCGCGAGCGGGGCCTATATTTCCGCCATCGCCGATCCGGCGGCGCGCACCAGTCTGGGTATTCGCTCGCTGGCGACGGCCGCCACCCGCGAAGCCAATACCTTGGCCTATAACGATGTATTCATGCTGATTGCGGTCATCGCGGTGCTGACCATGATCTGGATCACCAGCCGCGCCACCTGGCTGTGGATCACCACCGAGCCGGTCGCGCCGTTTACGCCGGCGACCCCTGCGGCATCTCCCTTAACACCTTCTGGCGCTCAACCTTCATGA
- a CDS encoding HlyD family secretion protein — protein sequence MPATTQPRSARIRLVSSILFGGIALAGVLVVLYAWQLPPFSSPIESTENALIRGQTTIIGPQLSGYVYEVPVQDFQWVKQGDLLVRIDDRIYQQHLDQGIAQLGVQKAALANNLQQRRSAEATIAQRQAAIANAQAQSDKAAADLRRGQALVTDGSVSKSEFDVTRAADAQAKAALAEAKAALEISRQDLQTVIVNRGSLEASVKNAEAAIELARIDLTNTRITAPRDGQLGQIGVRLGAYVNSGAQLMALVPRPRWIIANMKETQMANVRLGQPVSFTIDALENLKMRGRVQRISPAAGSEFSLLPADNATGNFVKIAQRIPVRITIDDDQHDVDRLRPGMSVVVSIDTSQDGAVPPDPVDGKVDSVNGR from the coding sequence ATGCCGGCCACCACGCAACCGCGGTCGGCGCGTATACGCCTGGTGTCCTCCATTCTGTTCGGCGGCATCGCCTTGGCGGGTGTGCTGGTCGTGCTGTATGCGTGGCAGTTGCCGCCGTTCAGCAGCCCGATCGAAAGCACCGAGAACGCCCTGATTCGCGGGCAGACCACGATCATCGGCCCGCAACTGAGTGGCTACGTGTACGAAGTGCCGGTGCAGGATTTCCAGTGGGTCAAGCAGGGGGACCTGCTGGTGCGCATTGACGACCGGATCTACCAGCAGCACCTCGATCAGGGCATTGCGCAGTTGGGCGTCCAGAAGGCCGCACTGGCCAACAATCTGCAGCAACGGCGCAGCGCCGAAGCCACTATCGCCCAGCGGCAGGCTGCTATCGCGAATGCCCAGGCGCAGAGTGACAAGGCCGCTGCCGACCTTCGCCGCGGGCAGGCGCTGGTGACTGATGGCTCAGTGTCGAAAAGCGAATTCGATGTGACCCGTGCCGCAGATGCGCAAGCGAAGGCGGCGCTGGCCGAGGCCAAAGCGGCGCTGGAGATTTCCCGCCAGGACCTGCAGACGGTGATCGTCAATCGCGGCTCGCTGGAGGCCTCGGTGAAGAATGCCGAGGCGGCCATTGAGCTGGCGCGGATCGATCTGACCAACACGCGCATCACCGCACCTCGGGACGGTCAGCTGGGTCAGATCGGGGTGCGCCTGGGTGCGTACGTCAATTCCGGCGCACAGTTGATGGCGCTGGTGCCGCGCCCGCGCTGGATCATCGCCAACATGAAAGAAACCCAGATGGCCAACGTGCGTCTGGGTCAGCCGGTGAGTTTCACCATCGATGCCCTGGAAAATCTGAAGATGCGCGGCCGGGTGCAGCGCATTTCCCCCGCAGCGGGGTCCGAGTTCAGCCTGCTGCCTGCCGACAACGCTACCGGCAACTTCGTCAAGATCGCCCAGCGCATTCCGGTGCGCATCACCATCGACGACGACCAGCACGACGTCGACCGCCTGCGGCCGGGGATGTCGGTGGTGGTCAGCATCGACACCAGCCAGGACGGCGCCGTACCGCCGGACCCGGTGGATGGCAAGGTGGACTCGGTGAACGGTCGCTGA
- the egtB gene encoding ergothioneine biosynthesis protein EgtB has product MTRQLRQLRETSSTHTLCQRFQSVRDRTEFLVEPLSAEDMVVQSMPDASPAKWHMAHTTWFFETFLLIPNLSAYEPFDPTFGYLFNSYYEAVGPRHPRPQRGLMTRPSVDQVLAYRRHVDENMTTLLMTPLSDEMTSLIELGLAHEEQHQELLLMDILHLFSLSSLKPAYSPRWPKDLSGRRGHFKPLSAGLTEIGHDGDGFSFDNEGPRHTTYLQSFEISDRLVTNGEWLSFIADGGYHTAALWLSEGWTLVQEHGWNSPMYWQHDENGWKRMSLRGLESIDPSAPVTHISYYEAAAFALWADARLPTEAEWEAAARAGLLEQVDDVAWQWTQSAYSAYPGFKPSVGAVGEYNGKFMVNQMVLRGGASITSPDHCRLTYRNFFHADKRWMVSGLRLARDSRQPGVVDPNDSEFARDVVAGLGAPEKTLSPKYFYDAAGSDLFEAICETPEYYPTRAETGLLKSIAGQIAATIPHGAALVEFGSGASEKTRLVLDAAPHIAVYVPIDISATALNKAARSLRQRYPSLIVAPQVDDFTRVLTLPEEANGHTRVGFFPGSTIGNFSHEQAVDFLHSAHDVLGENAHFIVGVDLVKDEQTLVAAYDDAEGVTAQFNKNLLTRINRELHADFDVSAFDHLAVWNADQACMEMHLVSRKQQSVTVAGHTFRFAAGERLHTENSHKFTVESFTELAARAGWTVSECWISEAPEMALFSLQA; this is encoded by the coding sequence ATGACGCGCCAATTACGCCAGCTTCGCGAAACATCCTCCACTCACACCCTGTGCCAGCGCTTTCAGAGCGTGCGCGACCGTACCGAATTTCTGGTCGAACCGCTGAGCGCCGAGGACATGGTGGTGCAGTCGATGCCGGACGCCAGCCCGGCCAAGTGGCACATGGCGCACACCACGTGGTTCTTCGAGACATTCCTGCTGATCCCGAACCTGTCGGCCTACGAGCCCTTCGATCCGACATTCGGCTACCTGTTCAACTCCTATTACGAAGCCGTCGGCCCGCGCCACCCGCGTCCGCAACGCGGCCTGATGACCCGGCCGAGCGTGGATCAGGTCCTGGCTTACCGCAGGCACGTCGACGAAAACATGACCACGCTGCTGATGACGCCGCTGAGCGACGAAATGACCAGCCTGATCGAACTCGGCCTCGCCCACGAAGAGCAGCATCAGGAACTGCTGCTGATGGACATTCTCCATCTGTTCAGCCTGTCGTCGCTGAAACCGGCCTATAGCCCACGCTGGCCGAAGGACCTGTCCGGACGCCGCGGTCATTTCAAGCCGCTGAGCGCCGGATTGACCGAGATCGGCCACGACGGCGACGGCTTTTCGTTTGACAACGAAGGCCCACGCCACACCACCTACCTGCAGTCCTTCGAGATCAGCGACCGGCTGGTGACCAATGGGGAATGGCTGAGCTTTATTGCCGACGGCGGCTATCACACCGCTGCGTTGTGGCTGTCCGAAGGCTGGACGCTGGTGCAGGAACACGGCTGGAATTCACCGATGTACTGGCAGCACGACGAGAACGGCTGGAAGCGCATGAGCCTGCGCGGTCTTGAGTCGATCGACCCGTCAGCGCCGGTCACCCACATCAGTTATTACGAAGCCGCCGCATTTGCACTGTGGGCCGATGCGCGCCTGCCCACCGAAGCCGAATGGGAAGCCGCTGCCCGCGCCGGTCTGCTGGAGCAAGTGGACGACGTCGCCTGGCAGTGGACCCAAAGCGCCTACAGCGCCTACCCCGGTTTCAAGCCGTCGGTGGGCGCCGTCGGCGAGTACAACGGCAAGTTCATGGTTAATCAGATGGTCCTGCGCGGCGGTGCCAGCATCACGTCGCCCGATCACTGCCGACTGACCTATCGCAACTTCTTCCACGCCGACAAGCGCTGGATGGTTTCGGGCCTGCGCCTGGCCCGTGACAGCCGTCAGCCCGGCGTGGTTGACCCGAACGACAGCGAGTTTGCCCGCGACGTCGTGGCCGGTCTCGGCGCCCCGGAGAAAACCCTGTCGCCCAAGTATTTCTACGACGCAGCGGGTTCCGACCTGTTCGAAGCCATCTGCGAAACGCCTGAGTACTACCCCACCCGCGCTGAAACCGGGCTGCTGAAAAGCATCGCCGGGCAGATCGCCGCGACCATCCCACACGGCGCAGCGCTGGTGGAATTCGGCAGCGGCGCCAGTGAGAAGACGCGCCTGGTGCTCGATGCCGCGCCGCACATCGCCGTGTACGTGCCGATCGACATAAGTGCAACCGCGCTGAACAAGGCCGCACGGTCATTGCGCCAGCGCTACCCTTCACTGATCGTGGCGCCGCAAGTGGACGATTTCACCCGGGTGCTTACGCTGCCTGAAGAGGCCAACGGCCACACCCGTGTGGGTTTCTTTCCGGGTTCCACCATCGGCAACTTCAGCCACGAGCAGGCCGTGGATTTCCTCCACAGCGCTCACGACGTGCTGGGCGAAAATGCCCATTTCATTGTAGGGGTCGACCTGGTCAAGGATGAGCAGACGCTGGTGGCCGCGTACGACGATGCCGAAGGGGTGACCGCGCAGTTCAACAAGAACCTGCTGACCCGCATCAATCGCGAGCTGCACGCCGACTTCGACGTTTCCGCCTTTGATCACCTGGCTGTCTGGAACGCCGATCAAGCCTGCATGGAAATGCACCTGGTCAGCCGCAAACAGCAGAGCGTCACCGTCGCCGGCCACACCTTCCGTTTCGCTGCCGGCGAACGGCTGCACACCGAGAACTCCCACAAGTTTACCGTCGAGTCGTTCACTGAACTGGCGGCCCGTGCAGGGTGGACCGTCAGCGAATGCTGGATCAGCGAAGCGCCGGAAATGGCGCTGTTCAGTTTGCAGGCTTGA